From Paenibacillus sp. V4I7, one genomic window encodes:
- a CDS encoding response regulator, which translates to MTKLLLVEDEFLVRLGLKTFIPWEEFGFELIGEAVDGLDALTILAEKPCDLLITDISMPNMDGISLMERVKELYPHIKILILSNYNDFGYVRRALQLGASDYILKLTMQPDDLQTKLQQMQKEIENERKKQEEMLLLNRTTVQFRQEITIDKHLRDLLTMQYSKKEADDLSEEYANLLPPFPWTVSMMKIDRYESVVDENRFKSEKLLRFSVMNILREIMRKYKAGHIVEMDGGRFGMISGMGAEPMLQEMTECIHRYLKLAVYFGTYAPVERAYDLHEACKFADEALLVRFYNDSSRVIHYREQMFANQALPISSQDEWLDMMARQDKEALQNAIRNMAEAYLEDGVPRPYPDLARERWLHIVHLFEVFLQHKGGDLYSIMPYEGKYPHHVVRLSESIQEISEWLIGWISVFFEHLRASAVHQPRPEIRAVQRMIEEKYSTSFKMSDLAKEVNFTEPYLSSLFKKETGETMIDYMIRIRMKKARELLKDANVKIYEVADAIGYSDPNYFAKLFKKIEGIYPQEYRKRYIH; encoded by the coding sequence ATGACGAAGCTTTTATTAGTGGAAGATGAATTTTTGGTGAGGCTCGGACTCAAGACGTTTATTCCTTGGGAGGAATTTGGCTTTGAATTGATCGGCGAGGCAGTGGATGGATTGGATGCGCTTACCATTCTTGCTGAAAAGCCATGTGATCTCTTGATTACCGACATTTCCATGCCGAATATGGATGGTATCTCGCTGATGGAACGGGTGAAGGAATTATATCCGCACATCAAGATTTTAATTTTATCCAACTATAATGATTTTGGGTATGTAAGGCGGGCCTTGCAGCTTGGAGCTTCCGACTACATATTGAAGCTAACTATGCAGCCGGATGATCTTCAAACCAAGCTGCAGCAAATGCAAAAGGAAATAGAGAACGAACGTAAAAAGCAGGAGGAAATGTTACTGCTTAATCGGACTACGGTTCAATTTCGTCAAGAAATCACCATTGACAAGCATTTGCGTGATCTCCTGACCATGCAATACTCAAAGAAGGAAGCGGATGATCTCTCAGAGGAATATGCGAATCTACTTCCCCCATTTCCATGGACGGTTTCGATGATGAAAATTGACCGATACGAGTCTGTTGTCGATGAGAATCGCTTTAAGAGTGAAAAGCTGCTGCGTTTTTCCGTGATGAATATCCTTCGGGAAATTATGCGCAAATATAAGGCAGGACACATTGTGGAAATGGATGGAGGGCGTTTCGGTATGATCTCCGGTATGGGGGCGGAGCCGATGCTTCAAGAGATGACGGAATGTATACACCGCTATCTCAAATTGGCTGTCTATTTCGGTACTTATGCCCCTGTTGAACGAGCATACGACCTGCATGAAGCATGCAAGTTTGCCGATGAAGCGCTTTTGGTGAGATTTTACAATGACTCGAGCCGTGTCATTCACTATAGGGAGCAAATGTTTGCAAACCAAGCTTTGCCTATTTCATCACAGGATGAATGGCTTGATATGATGGCTCGGCAAGACAAAGAAGCGCTTCAGAATGCTATAAGAAATATGGCGGAGGCTTATTTAGAAGACGGAGTACCTAGACCTTATCCAGATTTGGCCAGAGAACGTTGGCTGCATATTGTCCATCTATTCGAGGTGTTCCTTCAACATAAAGGAGGAGACTTATATTCAATCATGCCTTACGAAGGGAAGTATCCTCATCATGTCGTGAGGCTATCTGAGTCCATACAAGAAATAAGCGAGTGGTTGATTGGATGGATTTCAGTCTTCTTCGAGCATTTGCGCGCAAGCGCGGTTCATCAGCCTCGCCCGGAAATTAGGGCCGTTCAAAGAATGATCGAAGAAAAGTACAGTACTTCCTTTAAAATGTCCGACTTGGCAAAAGAAGTTAATTTTACGGAACCGTATTTAAGCTCCTTATTCAAGAAAGAAACCGGCGAAACAATGATCGATTACATGATTCGTATACGAATGAAGAAAGCCAGGGAACTGCTCAAGGATGCCAATGTTAAAATTTATGAAGTTGCGGACGCGATAGGCTATTCGGACCCTAATTATTTCGCCAAGTTGTTCAAAAAAATTGAAGGCATATACCCGCAAGAATATCGGAAGCGCTATATTCATTAA
- a CDS encoding histidine kinase: MNKRQIFFSLRLKFLLAFTLFIVAPILFMMYLYFVQSDKIFMRQMTDTQTQVLKRVTDRADDMLNRTLNVSNLLTNDYDVLQLLRSSGQSDLDDYPTYQRVIGLQSKMDNLISYILDNHAIVAVYGFNGSIYATNQDEVILKVIPDYVKQAREKNGAPAWDVNPSLRVKGLEGNQEGGFITMARLIKGETTKGYGLVFIAFPIKEMFLVSNGLEKDSPAQFLISDKNRLLWGQNDLWNRTESGEERSTFIQTLKATGWQLQWIPMQEQWMQQLKNVRSTTTWSVIVLFACFLFIYVIFTLRLMKPIRSLVQAMGKAAFGNFENPALAGGNDEIGLLSHHFNRMLSSLKEMVTTLREEQQLKEEARFHALQAQISPHFLFNALNSIKWLAVFSGAKNVGDMITSLGIMLSYSMKQESEVVTLRDELDFIQHYFSLQKIRFNDNIELSIRVDESLLSARILKFTLQPIVENSIIHGNRMPLIIRITAYHEDDLLFVTVTDNGQGLSERKLADEALEKSDPIRQGKYSGIGLENVQSRIRMHFGEPYGLFMHNGMDTGAETVIKLPWKRMEDPA, translated from the coding sequence ATGAACAAGAGGCAAATATTTTTCTCTTTGCGCCTGAAGTTTTTACTTGCATTTACGTTGTTTATTGTGGCTCCCATTTTATTTATGATGTATCTTTACTTCGTTCAATCTGACAAAATATTTATGAGACAAATGACCGACACACAAACCCAGGTTCTAAAGAGGGTTACGGATCGAGCCGACGATATGCTGAACCGGACTTTAAATGTTTCGAATTTGCTCACGAACGACTATGATGTCTTGCAATTGCTAAGAAGTTCGGGGCAGTCGGATTTAGATGATTATCCTACCTACCAGAGGGTAATTGGTCTACAGAGCAAGATGGACAACCTGATCTCATATATTTTGGACAACCATGCCATTGTTGCGGTTTATGGATTTAATGGCAGCATCTATGCGACCAATCAAGACGAAGTGATTCTTAAAGTGATACCGGATTATGTGAAACAAGCCAGAGAAAAAAACGGTGCTCCAGCTTGGGACGTGAACCCTTCTCTGAGAGTAAAAGGACTTGAGGGTAACCAAGAAGGGGGCTTTATTACCATGGCCCGGTTAATTAAAGGGGAGACGACAAAGGGGTATGGCTTAGTTTTTATTGCATTTCCAATCAAGGAAATGTTTCTCGTTTCCAATGGGTTAGAGAAGGATTCCCCTGCCCAATTCCTGATATCCGATAAAAACCGTTTGCTGTGGGGACAAAATGATTTGTGGAACAGGACTGAATCGGGAGAGGAACGATCCACATTCATACAAACCTTAAAAGCAACCGGCTGGCAATTGCAATGGATCCCCATGCAGGAACAATGGATGCAGCAGTTGAAAAACGTACGTTCCACAACGACGTGGAGTGTCATCGTTTTATTCGCATGTTTTCTTTTCATCTATGTCATCTTTACCCTTCGTTTGATGAAGCCTATTCGCTCGCTCGTGCAGGCAATGGGGAAAGCAGCATTCGGCAATTTCGAAAATCCCGCATTGGCAGGAGGAAACGATGAAATCGGGCTTCTGAGCCATCACTTCAACCGTATGCTTTCGAGCTTGAAAGAGATGGTTACGACTCTTCGAGAAGAGCAGCAGCTTAAAGAGGAAGCAAGGTTTCATGCGCTGCAAGCTCAGATTTCTCCCCATTTCCTGTTTAACGCACTCAATTCCATTAAGTGGCTGGCTGTATTTTCGGGTGCTAAAAACGTTGGGGATATGATTACATCCCTTGGTATTATGTTGAGCTACAGTATGAAGCAGGAGAGCGAAGTTGTCACACTGAGAGATGAGCTTGATTTTATACAACATTATTTTTCGCTGCAAAAAATTCGGTTTAACGATAATATAGAGTTGTCGATTCGTGTTGATGAAAGTCTATTGTCTGCTCGCATTCTTAAATTCACCCTTCAACCTATTGTGGAAAACAGCATCATCCATGGGAACCGTATGCCTCTAATCATCCGTATTACGGCTTATCATGAAGATGATTTGTTGTTTGTTACCGTTACAGATAATGGACAAGGGCTGTCTGAGAGAAAGCTTGCCGATGAAGCTCTTGAGAAATCCGATCCTATAAGGCAAGGGAAATATAGTGGAATCGGACTTGAGAATGTTCAAAGTCGGATTCGCATGCATTTCGGGGAACCCTATGGGCTATTTATGCACAATGGCATGGATACTGGAGCGGAGACGGTTATTAAGCTGCCTTGGAAGCGGATGGAGGATCCAGCATGA
- a CDS encoding ferritin-like domain-containing protein, producing the protein MYYRTYDETSAAESALHLLNGLSFRPNVMQSPYHGLQESLQIIREFVAGERNAESFYQRLLELAPSEEDRILISSIREAEREHIQIFREIYLAFTGREVTATVPITVYKEPKSYEDGLKQAIFSKWKTGQRGGNILAAMPTGYYQNLLAKIAIDNVTLVSKLNYLITNLRHY; encoded by the coding sequence TTGTATTATAGAACATATGACGAAACTAGTGCCGCAGAATCTGCGCTTCACCTTTTGAACGGGTTGAGTTTTCGCCCAAATGTAATGCAATCGCCTTATCACGGATTGCAGGAATCGCTTCAAATTATTCGTGAATTCGTGGCTGGGGAGCGCAATGCTGAATCATTCTACCAGAGGCTTCTTGAACTGGCGCCATCCGAGGAAGACCGCATCTTGATTTCTTCCATCCGCGAAGCTGAACGAGAACATATACAAATATTTCGCGAAATTTATTTGGCCTTTACAGGACGGGAAGTCACGGCGACTGTTCCTATTACCGTGTACAAGGAACCGAAATCGTATGAGGATGGATTGAAGCAAGCCATTTTCAGTAAGTGGAAAACGGGCCAGAGAGGAGGAAACATTCTGGCTGCCATGCCTACAGGATATTATCAGAATTTACTTGCCAAAATCGCTATTGATAACGTTACTCTTGTTTCGAAATTGAATTATTTAATCACAAATCTTCGTCATTATTGA
- a CDS encoding DUF3231 family protein — protein sequence MTSVFEAIIDVMKTFIDDEPKPPLHIGEAMTCWTYLTMLEEEIANVQIGLNTTTDNELLDALHGSMELARAQSKELRDLMIQEGVTLPPVSEIKPKSEPNSIPMGVKLTDDEIANALSIKVVANYMMCATGAVQSVRNDVGMMFVKFQAEKLKFGASLKTLMRKRGWIKIPPYYVPNGLPTQ from the coding sequence ATGACGAGTGTATTTGAAGCAATAATTGATGTAATGAAAACATTCATTGATGATGAACCAAAGCCACCTTTACATATAGGGGAAGCAATGACTTGTTGGACATACTTAACCATGCTTGAAGAAGAAATCGCGAATGTACAAATTGGACTTAATACTACAACAGATAACGAACTTTTGGATGCACTTCATGGATCAATGGAGTTAGCAAGAGCACAATCAAAAGAACTAAGGGATCTTATGATACAAGAGGGTGTGACTCTACCCCCAGTATCTGAAATAAAACCAAAATCAGAACCAAATTCTATTCCAATGGGTGTAAAACTGACTGATGATGAAATTGCAAATGCACTTTCTATTAAAGTTGTCGCCAATTATATGATGTGTGCAACTGGTGCTGTGCAGTCTGTGCGTAATGATGTGGGTATGATGTTTGTTAAATTTCAAGCAGAGAAATTGAAGTTCGGTGCTTCATTAAAAACCTTAATGCGTAAACGTGGGTGGATTAAAATCCCTCCGTATTATGTACCTAATGGGTTGCCGACACAATAA
- a CDS encoding ATP-binding protein, producing the protein MIKELIVNVFIVLLPILAYQLVFMEIRPLEKRSHQQIVIGLFAGITGILCMNFPLHLSESLIQVDMRWIPFTIGFLYGGILGGGISASLITIYRLSLLAGFYSSLGFLIASLLIAALCILLENKYTQSGRFQKIEIGVGLISSANFLSLCLWYFFSERTFFGWGFYAVLFSFSWLSIVLTINVIEIIRENFSLKMQMQRSERFALISEMAASIAHEVRNPLTVVRGFLQLGKSSADQKLRRYMEIAIAELDRAASVLSDYLDFAKPQLNNVVKISVSEKMTSVLKIVSSYASMNRVEIISEIGENLYVSGDKSKLKQALLNILKNAIEAMPDGGTLHVETCSSGGKVSVFVSDSGEGMTSEQLQKLGNPFYTTKSQGTGLGLMVTFRLLEAMNATLKYESEPGKGTKVCIVFPEAE; encoded by the coding sequence ATGATAAAAGAACTGATTGTGAACGTTTTTATAGTACTATTGCCGATTTTGGCTTATCAATTGGTTTTTATGGAAATTCGACCCTTGGAAAAAAGGAGCCATCAACAAATTGTGATCGGCCTTTTTGCGGGAATTACGGGCATTTTGTGCATGAACTTTCCTTTGCATCTTAGTGAAAGTCTTATTCAGGTAGATATGCGGTGGATTCCTTTCACAATCGGTTTTTTGTACGGAGGCATTTTGGGGGGCGGGATTTCAGCGTCGTTGATTACGATTTATCGGCTCTCCTTGTTGGCGGGATTTTATTCTAGTCTAGGATTTTTGATAGCCTCATTGCTCATCGCGGCGCTTTGTATTTTGTTGGAAAATAAATACACGCAATCTGGACGTTTTCAAAAAATTGAAATCGGTGTTGGACTGATTTCTTCCGCTAACTTTTTAAGTCTCTGCCTATGGTATTTTTTCTCAGAAAGAACCTTTTTCGGTTGGGGATTTTATGCGGTGTTATTTTCATTTTCCTGGTTGTCGATTGTGCTTACTATTAACGTCATTGAAATTATCAGAGAGAATTTTTCTTTAAAAATGCAAATGCAGCGTTCCGAAAGGTTTGCCCTCATAAGCGAGATGGCAGCTTCCATCGCGCATGAGGTTAGAAATCCGTTGACGGTCGTCCGTGGTTTTCTTCAGCTTGGAAAGAGTTCAGCTGACCAAAAGCTTCGCAGGTACATGGAAATAGCCATTGCGGAGTTGGATCGGGCCGCATCCGTACTGAGCGATTACTTGGACTTTGCGAAACCGCAGTTAAATAATGTCGTTAAAATTAGCGTTTCAGAAAAAATGACCAGCGTTTTGAAAATCGTTTCGTCGTACGCATCAATGAACCGGGTGGAGATAATCAGCGAGATTGGTGAAAACCTGTACGTAAGCGGTGACAAAAGCAAGCTCAAGCAAGCGCTGCTCAACATTTTGAAAAACGCTATCGAAGCTATGCCTGACGGAGGGACGCTTCATGTAGAGACATGTTCGTCGGGTGGAAAAGTGAGTGTGTTTGTTTCCGATTCAGGGGAAGGAATGACTTCAGAGCAACTCCAAAAACTCGGAAACCCATTCTATACGACGAAGTCACAAGGAACCGGTTTAGGGCTGATGGTGACATTTCGCTTGCTGGAGGCGATGAACGCCACGCTGAAGTACGAGAGCGAGCCCGGAAAAGGAACGAAAGTGTGTATCGTCTTTCCGGAGGCTGAATGA
- the mraY gene encoding phospho-N-acetylmuramoyl-pentapeptide-transferase has translation MLQSTLGISTLSFFMVALLCPILIWGLRTLKLTQPIRAELPPDHQAKRGTPLMAGLVLLTGILVTTLTRPDPLTLFLNTTFILFSIIGFIDDFKKAYFQDPSGVSGKTKLVLQFTFTGVLLWYLISTYSLSPNITIFGDYSLKLPFLFYLIIMVLFIVGSANAINFTDGLDGLLISVAIPTYFFFFIISDKIGVQTFSLVMIGCLLGLFFYNIYPARAFMGDTGSLAIGGSLAFMAIIEKVEILIPILFFIYLSEQLSVILQVWYYKKTKLRIFRMAPIHYHFSLKYGWSENKIVMIFGFISWVSTLICLLLWKFMFLE, from the coding sequence ATGCTACAATCAACCTTAGGTATTTCCACACTTTCCTTTTTTATGGTCGCACTTTTATGTCCCATTCTTATTTGGGGGCTACGGACGTTAAAACTTACCCAACCAATTAGAGCGGAATTACCTCCTGACCATCAAGCCAAACGTGGAACTCCGTTAATGGCGGGTCTTGTACTTTTAACAGGCATATTAGTAACCACTCTGACCAGACCAGACCCATTAACATTATTCCTTAATACCACCTTCATCTTATTCAGCATAATAGGGTTTATTGATGATTTTAAAAAGGCTTATTTTCAAGACCCTTCTGGTGTTTCAGGAAAAACAAAGCTAGTCCTTCAGTTTACTTTTACTGGTGTACTCCTTTGGTATCTGATTAGTACATATTCCCTTAGTCCGAACATAACAATATTTGGTGATTATTCATTAAAACTTCCCTTTCTATTTTACTTAATAATAATGGTGCTCTTTATTGTCGGTTCAGCAAATGCGATTAATTTTACCGATGGATTAGATGGTTTACTTATTTCTGTAGCTATTCCAACATATTTTTTCTTCTTTATAATTTCTGACAAAATAGGCGTTCAAACATTCTCATTGGTAATGATTGGTTGTTTATTAGGATTGTTTTTCTATAATATATATCCTGCTAGAGCCTTTATGGGTGATACTGGTTCTTTGGCTATTGGTGGTTCTTTAGCTTTTATGGCTATAATTGAAAAAGTTGAGATATTAATTCCCATCTTATTTTTTATATATTTATCTGAACAACTATCAGTTATTTTACAGGTTTGGTACTATAAAAAAACCAAACTTCGTATTTTTCGTATGGCACCTATCCACTATCATTTTAGCCTGAAATATGGTTGGAGTGAAAACAAAATTGTTATGATATTTGGCTTCATTTCATGGGTATCTACTTTGATATGTTTGTTGTTATGGAAATTTATGTTTTTAGAATAA
- a CDS encoding DUF4180 domain-containing protein, giving the protein MNIRVDQQNDSKVAIVESSDIIIRNVQDALDLMASIKFNHDSYKIVVRQANITEDFFELKTRLAGDILQKYVNYHIKLAVVGNFKVYNSKSLKDFIYECNKGEQVFFLEDEQSAIQVLHALR; this is encoded by the coding sequence ATGAATATAAGGGTTGATCAGCAAAATGATTCTAAGGTAGCCATTGTAGAAAGTTCCGATATAATAATACGAAATGTCCAGGATGCTTTGGACTTAATGGCGTCCATTAAATTTAATCATGATAGCTATAAGATCGTTGTTCGCCAAGCCAACATAACGGAGGATTTTTTCGAATTAAAGACAAGATTAGCGGGTGATATTCTACAGAAGTACGTGAACTATCATATAAAGTTGGCGGTTGTAGGTAATTTCAAAGTTTATAACAGTAAGAGTCTTAAGGATTTTATTTACGAGTGCAACAAAGGGGAACAGGTTTTCTTTCTTGAAGATGAACAGTCAGCTATTCAAGTTCTACACGCATTACGCTAA
- a CDS encoding cysteine hydrolase family protein — MQNSPSKSALLVMDMQNSVVSRFVDSEKALLPFQKAIEAARSHAIPVIYVRVAFRAGYPEISSRNKMFASIASRAGKAAAPEAAMQIHESVQPRPDEPIVTKLRVSAFAGSDLEVRNLRVKSNTFNYSN; from the coding sequence ATGCAAAATTCACCGAGCAAAAGCGCGCTGTTGGTCATGGATATGCAAAACAGCGTTGTATCGCGGTTCGTAGACAGCGAGAAGGCACTGCTTCCGTTCCAAAAGGCTATTGAAGCCGCACGCAGTCACGCTATTCCCGTTATTTACGTACGAGTCGCATTTCGCGCTGGATATCCCGAGATTAGTTCTAGAAACAAAATGTTCGCAAGTATTGCCAGTCGGGCCGGAAAAGCGGCGGCTCCGGAAGCGGCGATGCAAATTCATGAATCCGTGCAGCCTCGGCCGGACGAGCCGATTGTGACCAAACTTCGAGTGAGCGCGTTCGCCGGAAGTGACCTTGAGGTAAGGAATTTGAGAGTAAAATCTAATACATTTAATTATTCCAATTGA
- a CDS encoding TetR/AcrR family transcriptional regulator produces the protein MSKKNISADDGITTDSVIATPPEKALRTDAKRNRDKLLNVAHRVFTTEGISVSMDEIARRAGVGVGTVYRHFPTKEDLFGAVIVSHKTRLIEEANQLLYHDDPGEAFFYYFARIIREGISNKAITDALVSSLNIDAGHSEVAKDFWRGIDNLLARAQQSGSVRADARFEDIKILLIGILQATGDGETFPDRVVSILCDGLRG, from the coding sequence ATGTCTAAAAAGAATATTTCAGCTGATGACGGTATCACCACAGATTCCGTCATCGCCACGCCTCCCGAGAAAGCATTGCGTACAGATGCCAAAAGAAATCGGGATAAGCTGCTCAATGTCGCCCATAGGGTTTTTACGACCGAAGGCATCTCCGTCTCGATGGATGAAATCGCCCGACGTGCTGGTGTGGGCGTGGGCACTGTCTATCGGCATTTCCCGACCAAGGAAGATTTGTTTGGGGCCGTCATTGTCAGCCACAAAACGCGTCTTATCGAAGAAGCAAATCAATTGCTTTACCACGACGATCCGGGAGAAGCGTTCTTTTATTATTTTGCAAGAATCATACGCGAGGGGATTTCAAACAAGGCGATCACCGATGCCCTTGTTAGCAGTCTGAATATAGACGCTGGACATTCGGAGGTTGCGAAGGATTTTTGGCGAGGGATTGACAATCTTCTCGCTCGCGCCCAACAAAGCGGCTCCGTTCGGGCTGATGCTCGCTTTGAGGATATCAAAATCCTGCTTATCGGCATCTTGCAGGCTACCGGGGACGGCGAGACTTTCCCGGACCGCGTCGTGTCGATCCTATGCGACGGTCTTCGCGGGTAA
- a CDS encoding bifunctional 2-polyprenyl-6-hydroxyphenol methylase/3-demethylubiquinol 3-O-methyltransferase UbiG, whose translation MTEFWESSFIEKQTMWGFEPTDSAIVTKDFFLERNVKDILVPGIGYGRNAKVFIDNGINVTGIEISKTAIDLARQNGLDISIFHGSVTDMPFDNKLYDGIFCYALIHLLNNRERDKFVKDCYNQLKPNGYMIFTTVSKKAPMFGKGKQLDKDYFEIMEGVKMFFYDSDSIKQEFEKYGLVEFSEIDEPSKNMNNKPPVKFIIVKCKKKL comes from the coding sequence ATGACGGAATTCTGGGAATCAAGTTTTATAGAAAAACAAACGATGTGGGGATTTGAACCTACAGACTCCGCAATCGTGACAAAGGACTTTTTCCTTGAAAGGAATGTTAAGGACATACTAGTACCAGGTATTGGATATGGCAGAAATGCAAAGGTTTTTATTGACAATGGAATAAATGTAACAGGTATTGAGATTTCAAAAACAGCGATTGATTTGGCGAGGCAAAACGGGCTTGATATTAGTATTTTTCATGGTTCAGTAACTGACATGCCTTTTGATAACAAACTCTATGACGGTATATTTTGCTATGCACTTATTCACTTATTGAATAATCGTGAGAGAGATAAGTTTGTTAAAGATTGCTATAATCAGTTAAAGCCAAATGGATATATGATTTTTACAACTGTTTCAAAAAAAGCCCCAATGTTTGGAAAGGGTAAACAATTGGATAAAGATTATTTCGAGATAATGGAAGGCGTAAAAATGTTTTTTTATGATTCTGACTCCATAAAACAAGAATTTGAAAAATATGGACTGGTAGAGTTTTCAGAAATTGACGAGCCAAGTAAGAACATGAATAATAAACCTCCAGTAAAATTTATAATTGTAAAATGTAAGAAAAAACTATAA
- a CDS encoding Hsp20/alpha crystallin family protein — protein sequence MNLSPFDPFRQLDSWKTGLDKIFNDAKTGFGFLSEYNSRVDVFENEKEVVVHYDIPGLESKEDVHIHIDDNLLTIHGIIKNITDLREDQMHRKERFSGKFQRSITLPSLVNAEGTAATYKNGVLEVRMPKVIKDTHKPIDIQFQ from the coding sequence ATGAATTTATCTCCCTTTGACCCTTTTCGCCAATTAGATAGTTGGAAAACTGGTTTAGACAAAATTTTTAATGATGCTAAAACTGGTTTTGGATTCCTTTCTGAATATAACAGCCGCGTTGATGTCTTCGAAAATGAAAAGGAAGTTGTGGTACATTACGATATCCCTGGTCTTGAAAGTAAAGAAGATGTTCATATCCATATTGATGATAACCTTCTCACTATCCATGGTATTATTAAAAATATTACTGACTTAAGAGAAGATCAAATGCACAGAAAAGAACGTTTTTCAGGTAAATTTCAGCGCTCAATAACGTTACCTTCATTGGTAAATGCTGAAGGAACAGCTGCAACCTATAAAAATGGTGTACTTGAAGTCAGAATGCCAAAAGTAATAAAAGATACGCATAAACCAATTGATATTCAATTTCAATAA